The Haliaeetus albicilla chromosome 23, bHalAlb1.1, whole genome shotgun sequence nucleotide sequence AGCAGTCCAGCCCATATGCTGGGTGCTGCCCCTAGGGACCAGGGGTCAGGCAGGGGGGCTCCAGGTCCCTGCTGTGGCCCATGTGTGTGGAGCCCCCCTGCTTGCCTCGCTTTGTCTGTTTGTCCCTTGGTGTCTCTGGAGCCACTGCTTCTCCCTGAGCCTGTGGGGCTGGAAACACTAAAGCAGAGGTCTAGCCCCATAGGCAACATGGCATGACCTCTAGTCCAGCCCACAGCAGGGTCACTACAGGAGCTTAGGCTGCCACATGTGTGCCCAAGCTAGGGCCAAAGCAAAGATCCCCCTTCCCCACATGGGTATTTAAGCTGTGTaaatatttggagaaaagatactcattgctgctgcttgtgtAGTGTCATTATTTAGGGGAAGgtaaggggagggggggaggggggcaggggggagtggGACCCAGCCCCTTCCAGCCTTCACCCCTCAGGTTCCTGCTCTCAATCATGCAAATGGCCCCTGCTCTCACCCTTTGCTCCAACACATTAGGGGAACCACAGCTCAGGGGTTCAGCATAACCTCCACCACCATCCCCTACCCCTGTCCCAGCAGCCACCACCAGCATGTAAGACAAAGCATTTTATTGACAGCTACACATgactcttttttccctccctccccttcacTTAAAATTGCTATTATTTATGTACATGGTGCTCCCCTGCCAGAGAGCACCTAACTATTTACAGGCTATTTACAGATACAGGGCTAGCAGCTCTTCAGTATCTCCTCCAGCTTGAGCATGTCCATGGGGGTGACTTTGGCAACCTCAAAGAAGACCCTGAAAGGAACCACACTGGCTTAGAGCTCAGCCACAGCCCTGACACCCATCCCCCAGGGcccccagctctctgcagcaccccagggtATGTGCTGGTAGTGCCACCCTCCATGGAGGGGCAGGCATGAGGCAGAGCCCTGTGATGCTCACCTGTGCGAGTACTTGGTACGCACAGCCTTCAGCTTGTCATGGGGCTGGTATGTGAGCAGGAAATTCAGCCTCTTCACCAGGGGATGCAGTTCCTGGGAGCGGTACCCACTGTAGTACTCCAGCGTGGGGGTCTGCAAAGGGACAACGGGGCTGAGCTGGGTCCTCTCAGTGATGGTACAGCCATCAtcttccctctccagccccgCAAATCTGAGCATAGCCTCAGCGCATCGCCCCTGCACACCAGCTGATCCACTCCTGCACCCCCATGCTGCCTCCCAGGATACCTCAGCAGGGACAGCAGGTTGGGCAGGTGCTTACCCAGCCACCGAGGTTCTTCATGGTGagtgccagcagcaggcagctggcagcCAGCTTCGAGGGGCTCTCCCGGGCATAGTCATATTCCTGCAGGGTCATCTCGCAGAGGAAGCGGGCGAGTGTCAGTGTCTCCATGGTGGCACGGGCACACtacagccaggcaggcagggaaaggcTTAGCCTTTTGAGAAACACTGCTCCCCTCCAACCTTTTTGGTATCTAGAGTGCTGCCCCTGGGGCACAAGACACAGATCCCACAGCCCCAGCCTGTCACAGACCAGCATCTTCACCCCTCAACCCTGTTGGGGGGGTCCTGGCTAAGCTCTCCTTGCTGCCAGCTGGGAGTCCAGGGCCCTGGGGATTCACATTGCCGCCCCAGGGAGCCAACATAAGGGCTGCTTGGAGGTACCTTGACACCAGCCCACCCTCCTGCTGCACCCACCTTGGCAAAGCGTCGCAGGAACCGGTAGGGGATGGGAATGTTGATGTCAAACTTGAGGGTGCTGAGGATGCTCATCTCCATAGCAATGAGCTCTTCCCGCTTGTAGGCGTCATCGCAGATGTAGAGGAAGTCATCCACGCACGGTGGGCACCGCTCCTGCCGGGGCACAACTGCTCAGCACCCTAACAGGGGCTCACCCTGGCAACACTCAGGAAATCCTATCAGTCTGCGGGCCCTGTAAGGGCTCATGCCCTACCAGACCTTGAAAGGACTGTGGGGCTTGTGTGTTGTCTATACTGCCCCAGCCCTTAGCTCTAATTCCAAGCCTTGCTTGCATGAGGTGAACTCAGCTGTCCTGGTGGTGTCTGGAGACCAGTGAGGAGCCAGGTCTTCAGCAACACCAGGAGACAGGATCCAGCCCACTAGGATTGCATTTGCAGCCCTTGGGATAAGGAGTAACATGAGGACAGACATGCCACCCCAGCAGCTCTCAGGGCAGTGGTCTAGCACCGTGTGGACCTGGCCTTCTCCAATAAACCACGGGGACCAGAGAGGCACAGCCCCCTCTGCCTCAGCACCCCAAGACAACACACAAGGAGTCACCTCGAATTTGGAGGCGATGAGGATGGCGGTAGAGCCGATGAGCTGCAGCTTGTCCCTCATGCTCACCACCTCCACCAGGTAGTGGTCCACCAGCTTCACAGCCAG carries:
- the CCNB3 gene encoding G2/mitotic-specific cyclin-B3 isoform X1, with the protein product MPLPRNAKMLSTKQSRAGKVGPAAANPNPEKEESCQAKRSPSSPQGGPKKRSAFGDITNAHKNQVVAGKKEAVKVAPHKAQRAHAALGVAKNNEINLKKSMKKTPTTEAPTEPKEDPVPEELVPAQLPAVEDIDKEQLGDPYANAEYAKEIFEYMREREEKFMLPDYMAKQPDISGDMRAILVDWMVEVQENFELNHETLYLAVKLVDHYLVEVVSMRDKLQLIGSTAILIASKFEERCPPCVDDFLYICDDAYKREELIAMEMSILSTLKFDINIPIPYRFLRRFAKCARATMETLTLARFLCEMTLQEYDYARESPSKLAASCLLLALTMKNLGGWTPTLEYYSGYRSQELHPLVKRLNFLLTYQPHDKLKAVRTKYSHRVFFEVAKVTPMDMLKLEEILKSC
- the CCNB3 gene encoding G2/mitotic-specific cyclin-B3 isoform X2; the protein is MPLPRNAKMLSTKQSRAGKVGPAAANPNPEKPLLQEESCQAKRSPSSPQGGPKKRSAFGDITNAHKNQVVAGKKEAVKVAPHKAQRAHAALGVAKNNEINLKKSMKKTPTTEAPTEPKEDPVPEELVPAQLPAVEDIDKEQLGDPYANAEYAKEIFEYMREREEKFMLPDYMAKQPDISGDMRAILVDWMVEVQENFELNHETLYLAVKLVDHYLVEVVSMRDKLQLIGSTAILIASKFEERCPPCVDDFLYICDDAYKREELIAMEMSILSTLKFDINIPIPYRFLRRFAKCARATMETLTLARFLCEMTLQEYDYARESPSKLAASCLLLALTMKNLGGWTPTLEYYSGYRSQELHPLVKRLNFLLTYQPHDKLKAVRTKYSHRVFFEVAKVTPMDMLKLEEILKSC